A region from the Microthrixaceae bacterium genome encodes:
- the cobS gene encoding adenosylcobinamide-GDP ribazoletransferase: MISALALLTCIGRGRDPDPGAVRWFGAVGAVLGTIMAVTWWVASQWWNPLTAAVVVVAVDAGLTGILHLDGLADCGDGLLAPMDRDRRLVVMRDPAVGAFGLVAVVLALALNIAGLAGVEFRWWLLPGLYALSRSAAALVMIWVPYARPEGLASSFTTERGDQVAVVAALTVGAAVTVAAMVAEGPRGLVTVAAAVIGSTAVTALARRRLGGFTGDVLGAVIVTSQVGALLAASAVHPTLGAT, encoded by the coding sequence GTGCAGTCCGGTGGTTCGGTGCGGTGGGAGCGGTTCTCGGGACGATCATGGCGGTGACGTGGTGGGTGGCGTCGCAGTGGTGGAACCCACTGACAGCCGCGGTCGTGGTGGTCGCCGTCGACGCCGGGCTGACGGGGATCCTCCATCTCGATGGTCTGGCCGACTGTGGCGACGGCTTGCTGGCACCGATGGACCGAGACCGCCGTCTGGTCGTCATGCGTGACCCTGCTGTCGGCGCCTTCGGACTGGTGGCGGTGGTGCTGGCTCTGGCCCTGAACATCGCCGGGCTGGCGGGGGTCGAGTTCCGGTGGTGGCTGCTGCCTGGTCTGTATGCGCTGTCCCGTTCCGCAGCGGCCCTGGTCATGATCTGGGTCCCATACGCTCGACCCGAAGGGTTGGCCAGTTCGTTCACAACCGAACGCGGGGACCAGGTGGCGGTGGTGGCCGCCTTGACAGTGGGTGCAGCGGTGACGGTGGCGGCGATGGTCGCGGAAGGACCTCGAGGTCTGGTCACGGTGGCGGCGGCGGTGATCGGTTCGACAGCCGTGACCGCCCTGGCCCGGCGACGACTCGGCGGCTTCACCGGGGACGTGCTGGGCGCGGTCATCGTCACCTCACAGGTCGGTGCCCTGCTGGCGGCATCGGCTGTCCATCCAACCTTGGGAGCAACGTGA